Within the Solwaraspora sp. WMMA2056 genome, the region GTCCGCCACCCAGTTCACCCCGTACTCGGCGATCGAACAGCTGAAGGCCGACGACGCGGTGACCTTCCACGAGACGCCGTACAGCTTCGACGCCATGATGATGATCGACGCCCGGCGGATCCCGGAGCTGGAGGTGCGCCAGGCCATCAACCTGGCGATCGACCGGGAAGCGATCATCGCCCAGGCGTTCTTCGGCATCGCGGCCCTGCCCGAGGGATACACCATCCCGCCGTCGCAGAACGGCTACGACCCGAGCCTGGCCGACCTGAGCCGGTTCGACCCCGACGAGGCCCGCCGGCTGATCGAGGCCGCCGGTGCCACCGGTCGTGAGGTCGCCCTGATGGCCGCCAGCGACTCGTGGCACCCGCGTGCCGCCCAGATCGTCGCGCAGAACCTCACCGACATCGGGCTGACCGTGGTCACCGACTCGGTCGACCCGGCCACCTACTTCAGCCGGCTGCTCGACCCGGACGACCCGTTCCACGAGCTGATGATCTGGGAACGCAACTCCTACATCCCGGACCCGGACAACATGATCGGCGCGATGGGGATGCCGTCCGGTGTGTACGGCGACTTCACCTCCGGGTTCAAGACCCTGCCCGGGTCGGAGGCGTTCGCCGCCGACCTGGCCGCGGCGAAGAACCTGCCCAACGGCGACGAGCGCACCGCCGCGTACACCGACATCCAGCGTCGCTTCGCCGAGCAGTACATGGTGCTGTCGATGCTCTGCTACTCGGCCAACCCGGTGGTCACCGGCGCCAACGTCGAAGGTGCCAACGTCGCCGCGCTCGGCAGCCACCGCTGCTTCATGGAGAACGCCAGTGTCTGAGTCCACCCCCTCGGCCCGTCCGGGGGAGCAGTGACGGTCGCAGGGGCGCGGCCGGTCGGGCGATGGAGAGCCGGCTACGCCCGGCGCTCCATCGCCCGGTCCTGGCTGGCCGCCGTCTCGTGGCTGGTGCTGATCGGGTTCATCCTGATCGCTCTGGTCGGCCCGCTGCTCGTCGGCGCCGACCCGGAACGCCAGACCAACGTGACGCTGGCCGGGGTCGGCGCGGCCGGGCATCCGCTCGGCACCGACGACCTCGGCCGCGACTTCCTCGCCCGGCTGGTGTACGGCGCCCGACCGCTGTTGCAGGTCGCCTTCCTCGCCACCGGCCTCGCCGCGGCCATCGGCACCACCGTCGGGATGCTCGCCGGCTACCTCGGCGGCTGGGGGGAGCAGATCCTGATGCGGTTGACCGACATCGGGCTGGCCTTCCCGTCGATGCTTCTGATCATCCTGGTCGTCGCGGCCAGCGGTCCCGGCGTCACCAGCCTGGTGATCGGCGTCGGGATCGCCCTGTCACCCGGGTTGGCCCGGCTGGCCCGGGCGCTGACCGCCCGCGAGGCCGCGCGGGACTACGTCCTCGCCGCCCGCCTCGGCGGCACCCGGTCGCCCCGGATCATCGTGCAGGAGATCCTGCCAAACATCGCCGGCCCGATGCTCGCCCAGGTGGTGATGACCCTCTCCGTCGCCGCCGGGTTCGCCGCCGGCCTGTCCTACCTGGGGCTGGGCATCCAGCCGCCGACCCCGGACTGGGGCTACATGGTGCAGGCCGGGCAGGAGTTCATCTACTCGGCACCCCGACTGGTGGTGCTGCCCGCCGCGCTGACGCTGACCTTCGTGGTCGCCGGCAACTTCGTCGGCGACGACCTGCGCGACGCGCTGGACCCGAGGAGCCGCCGATGATCCGGCTGCTGCGCGGCAGGTCGCTGCCGATGCTGACGGTACGCCGGCTCGCCAGCGTCCCGCTGGTGCTGTTCGTCCTCGCCTCGCTGGTGTTCCTGGCCATCCGCCGGCTGCCCGGCTCGCCGTCGTCGACGCTGGCCGTCAGCGGCACCCAGGGGCTCACCGCCGAACAGATCTCCGCCAACGAGGCCCGGATCAACGAGGCGCTCGGCCTGGACCGGCCGGTCTGGGAGCAGTACCTCACCTACCTCGGTGACCTGGCCCGGCTCGACCTCGGTCGGTCGTTCTACGGCGGCAACGACGTACTGGGCCTGCTCGGTGGGGCGCTGCCGGCGACCATCGAGCTGACCGTCGCCGCGATGCTGATCGCCGTGGTGCTCGGCGTGGTCACCGGGGTGATCGCCGCGTTGCGCAAGGACACCTGGGTGGACACCACCACCCGGTCCATCGCCACGGTCAGCTTCTCGCTGCCCTGGTTCGCCCTCGGCGTACTCAGCATCGTGATCTTCGGGGTGTGGCTGCGCTGGCTGCCGGTCATCGGCCGGCTGCCCAGCCAGCTCGACTACCGGCCCACCACCAACTTCGTGCTGCTCGACGCGATCCTGCAGGACCGGCCGGAGCTCGTCTGGCCCTGGCTGCAGTACCTGATCCTGCCGGCCACGACCCTGGCGTTGGCGATGGCCGGGTTCATCACCCGGATCGTGCGGGCCTCGGTGCTGGAGGTGCTCAGCGACGACTTCGTGCGGACCGCCCGGATGAAGGGCCTGCGGGAGCGGACCATCCTGCGCCGGCACGTGCTGCGCAACGCCGGGCTGCCCATCGTGACCGTGCTCGGCCTTCAGTTCGGCTCGCTGCTCGGCGGCTCGGTGATCACTGAGAC harbors:
- a CDS encoding ABC transporter substrate-binding protein, translating into MSDDFRNLPQNLISRRAMLRGAGLLGLGFGASSLLAACGVASDGNDDGDDSGTTGGTLTLGIDATSAVNDPAFYTSLGDWMAVDCICRGLTFISFETTEPQADLAESWEISDDGLTYTFTLRQGVTFHDGNTFTSADVLASLGRQFNADDPTLPDGASRPLNSLGANVASLDAPDEYTVVMVLNTPDATVLNRLSDIGGRIISKAALDEYGADIGKNLVGTGPFKFSSATAGQQVVLTAFDDYRTGRPKVDRLVLQQVQDPSTIVSSLLSGDLSATQFTPYSAIEQLKADDAVTFHETPYSFDAMMMIDARRIPELEVRQAINLAIDREAIIAQAFFGIAALPEGYTIPPSQNGYDPSLADLSRFDPDEARRLIEAAGATGREVALMAASDSWHPRAAQIVAQNLTDIGLTVVTDSVDPATYFSRLLDPDDPFHELMIWERNSYIPDPDNMIGAMGMPSGVYGDFTSGFKTLPGSEAFAADLAAAKNLPNGDERTAAYTDIQRRFAEQYMVLSMLCYSANPVVTGANVEGANVAALGSHRCFMENASV
- a CDS encoding ABC transporter permease; translation: MTVAGARPVGRWRAGYARRSIARSWLAAVSWLVLIGFILIALVGPLLVGADPERQTNVTLAGVGAAGHPLGTDDLGRDFLARLVYGARPLLQVAFLATGLAAAIGTTVGMLAGYLGGWGEQILMRLTDIGLAFPSMLLIILVVAASGPGVTSLVIGVGIALSPGLARLARALTAREAARDYVLAARLGGTRSPRIIVQEILPNIAGPMLAQVVMTLSVAAGFAAGLSYLGLGIQPPTPDWGYMVQAGQEFIYSAPRLVVLPAALTLTFVVAGNFVGDDLRDALDPRSRR
- a CDS encoding ABC transporter permease, with protein sequence MIRLLRGRSLPMLTVRRLASVPLVLFVLASLVFLAIRRLPGSPSSTLAVSGTQGLTAEQISANEARINEALGLDRPVWEQYLTYLGDLARLDLGRSFYGGNDVLGLLGGALPATIELTVAAMLIAVVLGVVTGVIAALRKDTWVDTTTRSIATVSFSLPWFALGVLSIVIFGVWLRWLPVIGRLPSQLDYRPTTNFVLLDAILQDRPELVWPWLQYLILPATTLALAMAGFITRIVRASVLEVLSDDFVRTARMKGLRERTILRRHVLRNAGLPIVTVLGLQFGSLLGGSVITETVFSYPGVGNLLVSSVLQRDYPVVQGAALAIALLFVLVNAAVDLFYLVLDPRLRKG